The following are from one region of the Brienomyrus brachyistius isolate T26 chromosome 4, BBRACH_0.4, whole genome shotgun sequence genome:
- the LOC125740169 gene encoding EMILIN-2-like has translation MGPGFQRCTFYLILTFSLTNATPLSYDLFQGSAYSGQGHRHKNKNWCAHVVHKNVTCAVLATAESFVEPERAACPPEEPDCLRRVMYRTQFHPMYKIGYKVVTELEWRCCPAFQGPDCKTLKTSVYRQAAVAAHPDSQPGLGEVHSAPRPELVESGLWQGAEQVNQLEQEVQRLSQTVQDLQATLTGLNENLRPDGQGDSGRMLVTLLNDLQPAEGSRDKVPDSVPTLPRASQALREALSHEGPPRLLREASRDPRLSTPTQDDHDSLQTYIDHKFEELKQELLEEMDLKMAGLKSSYDHKILSLEKQCAAQESNHVSLAKLVTDNKADLHTEIQDLRLSLGTTGGPARNYGETAPSRRLDGLAELRRDVERIAEAGRALNARVDNELKHLSSMRLEDIFGPRFEELEARFNVTERNTEVHCFYIDEKLTRLITDEVEALRQSLDERLAAIEPGEALQTEVSSNKRIIQGLEEKLNALGMVCSMNCGAGPEGFDTFQEQLRLCRSDLDELASEMNFSTDKLRELNALVQSQLTFAEEERQNFAGMLAGMSDLRTDVNSLRGAVDVLGQSLSEQALELQNISATCSPTDMPQSVEGILGSQMEELRTRVEHLSGQVSSELLQCREATEGMAKDISTADGRIGDVERVCGKLEGIPGELRQLHKSLEDTVNRLQGGVHQINMTVGTQAKDLVSVRNLLKNILNQPSGMNQTAPEQTASSPVKPGPEQTPRISPRVKPAPLPTSPLEPHSRLIPHIHIPLIPPPHQLPVNPMRPDRAPQHPPLPRQPMREAGEAGPPGTPPRVQPRLHAEPMQGFAGAPGYPPLKPVSFRSRFPPVTSSPWRLEVQRPIVTRAVEHPSSAMPFSFSAGLGLQTRPANLGVVRFDKVLVNDGEHYNPATGTFTVPEDGRYLVSVVLMAHRGDHVEAVLTVSDGIVQRLASSEPAGRKDPRHRCGCGGSASLTLALTLRAGEPMRLVLTSGRLATPDSNEVLSTFSAIYLYPTPISR, from the exons ATGGGTCCGGGGTTCCAGCGTTGTACCTTCTATCTTATACTCACCTTTTCACTAACGAACGCAACGCCACTCAGTTATGATCTGTTCCAGGGCTCCGCATACTCCGGACAGGGACACCGGCACAAAAACAA AAACTGGTGCGCGCATGTCGTGCACAAGAACGTGACCTGCGCGGTCCTGGCGACCGCTGAGAGCTTCGTGGAGCCGGAGCGCGCTGCTTGCCCGCCGGAGGAGCCCGACTGCCTGCGGCGAGTGAT GTATCGGACCCAGTTCCACCCaatgtataagataggctaCAAGGTGGTGACAGAGCTGGAATGGAGGTGCTGCCCGGCATTTCAGGGCCCTGACTGCAAGACCCTGAAGACGAGCGTCTACAGACAGGCCGCGGTCGCAGCACACCCTGACTCCCAGCCCGGCCTGGGGGAAGTCCACTCTGCACCCA GGCCAGAGTTGGTAGAGTCTGGGCTTTGGCAGGGGGCAGAGCAGGTTAACCAGCTGGAACAGGAGGTACAGCGGCTCTCACAGACAGTCCAGGACCTGCAGGCCACCCTGACCGGCCTGAACGAGAACCTGCGCCCGGACGGCCAGGGAGATTCCGGCCGCATGCTGGTGACGCTGCTCAATGACCTGCAGCCAGCAGAGGGCTCTCGGGACAAGGTGCCGGACAGTGTGCCCACTCTACCCAGGGCTTCTCAGGCACTGCGGGAGGCCTTGTCCCATGAGGGACCCCCTCGCCTACTGAGGGAAGCATCTCGGGATCCCCGGCTTAGCACCCCAACCCAGGACGATCACGATTCACTGCAGACCTACATCGACCACAAGTTTGAAGAGCTGAAGCAGGAGCTTCTAGAGGAAATGGACCTCAAGATGGCTGGTCTGAAGAGCTCCTACGACCATAAGATCCTTTCTCTGGAAAAGCAGTGTGCAGCACAAGAGAGTAATCACGTCTCGTTGGCTAAGCTGGTGACTGATAACAAGGCAGACCTGCACACTGAAATCCAGGATCTTCGGCTCAGCCTGGGGACCACTGGAGGCCCGGCCAGGAATTATGGAGAGACCGCACCCAGCCGAAGGTTGGATGGGCTTGCCGAGCTCCGCAGGGACGTAGAACGGATTGCTGAAGCTGGGCGTGCTTTGAATGCCAGGGTGGACAACGAGCTCAAGCATTTGTCCTCTATGAGGCTGGAGGACATTTTTGGGCCACGGTTTGAAGAACTGGAAGCCCGCTTCAATGTCACAGAAAGGAACACAGAGGTACACTGCTTCTACATCGATGAGAAGCTGACAAGACTGATTACCGATGAGGTGGAGGCATTGAGACAGTCACTGGACGAGAGACTCGCAGCCATAGAGCCAGGAGAAGCTTTACAGACTGAGGTCAGCTCCAACAAGCGCATTATCCAGGGCTTGGAGGAGAAGCTTAATGCTCTGGGGATGGTCTGCTCCATGAACTGTGGGGCTGGGCCAGAAGGCTTTGATACCTTCCAGGAACAGCTCAGGCTCTGCAGGAGTGACTTGGATGAGCTGGCTTCGGAAATGAACTTCAGCACAGACAAGCTGAGAGAGCTGAATGCTCTGGTACAAAGTCAGCTGACGTTCGCTGAGGAAGAGAGGCAGAACTTCGCAGGCATGCTGGCTGGGATGAGCGATCTCCGCACTGACGTGAATTCCCTCCGGGGGGCGGTGGATGTCCTTGGACAATCTCTGTCCGAGCAAGCCCTCGAGCTCCAGAACATCAGTGCCACCTGTTCCCCGACAGATATGCCCCAATCTGTGGAAGGAATCCTGGGAAGTCAGATGGAGGAGCTGCGAACGAGGGTGGAGCATCTTAGCGGTCAGGTGAGCTCGGAGCTGCTGCAGTGCAGGGAAGCCACCGAAGGCATGGCAAAGGACATATCGACGGCGGACGGGCGCATCGGTGATGTGGAGAGGGTTTGCGGCAAACTAGAGGGTATCCCCGGCGAGCTACGGCAACTTCATAAGAGCCTGGAGGACACAGTGAACCGCCTGCAGGGTGGCGTTCATCAGATCAACATGACTGTGGGAACACAGGCGAAGGATTTGGTGAGCGTGAGGAATCTACTCAAGAACATCCTGAACCAGCCATCAGGAATGAACCAAACTGCTCCAGAGCAGACTGCGAGTAGCCCTGTGAAACCAG GGCCAGAACAGACCCCTCGCATTTCCCCCAGGGTCAAACCTGCACccctccccacctcccccctGGAACCTCACAGTCGTCTCATTCCCCACATCCACATCCCGCTGATTCCCCCCCCTCATCAGTTACCTGTGAACCCCATGCGGCCGGACCGTGCCCCTCAGCACCCACCCCTTCCTCGACAGCCCATGCGGGAGGCCGGAGAAGCCGGACCTCCCGGGACGCCCCCCCGGGTTCAGCCCAGGCTCCACGCAGAACCTATGCAGGGCTTTGCCGGAGCTCCAG GTTACCCCCCCCTCAAACCCGTGTCGTTCCGGTCCAGATTTCCCCCAG tcaCCTCGTCCCCTTGGAGGCTCGAAGTTCAGAGGCCCATCGTCACCAGGG CGGTGGAACACCCCAGCTCAGCCATGCCCTTCTCCTTCTCCGCTGGCCTCGGCCTGCAGACGCGTCCCGCCAACCTGGGCGTGGTCCGTTTCGACAAGGTGCTGGTGAATGACGGGGAGCACTATAACCCAGCCACAG GGACATTCACGGTCCCAGAAGATGGGCGGTACCTGGTCAGCGTGGTGCTGATGGCACATCGGGGTGACCATGTCGAGGCCGTGCTGACCGTGTCTGATGGCATCGTGCAGCGGCTGGCCTCCTCGGAGCCCGCAGGCCGAAAGGATCCCAGACATCGGTGTGGCTGTGGTGGCTCCGCCTCCCTCACCCTGGCCCTCACACTACGGGCCGGAGAACCCATGCGGTTGGTCCTCACCTCCGGCAGGCTGGCCACCCCGGACTCCAACGAAGTTCTCTCCACCTTCAGTGCCATCTATCTCTACCCTACGCCCATAAGCCGGTAG